A portion of the Pseudomonas sp. PSE14 genome contains these proteins:
- a CDS encoding DUF4824 family protein translates to MNWTRTHALLGGVSLILLVNAVALGGVAWNRTGTPDSQSHLSQRELAHNSTWHNENSGLSLRLNWRFPSEDESAGPHSRAWEPRITAKQMAGLGFRMPAQVDDDSARQFDHQQSRAALLVLELDGPLYQRELQLARKRLDAAQQAAAAAPGNPKLAYELKDSQNALKSEERFATRLLLKDVGLDLQTLRQRYPDRQRYLIVHGRVRPISLFHEHIWTLGGTASALGVDSINVPHRWRQVLEEESWQADEERERMQRFNAQIAFGQRLEPWIERIEVAPSGS, encoded by the coding sequence ATGAACTGGACCCGCACCCATGCGCTGCTCGGCGGCGTCTCGCTGATCCTGCTGGTCAACGCCGTAGCCCTGGGCGGCGTGGCCTGGAACCGCACCGGCACGCCGGACAGCCAGTCGCACCTGAGCCAGCGCGAACTGGCGCACAACAGCACCTGGCATAACGAAAACAGTGGCCTGAGCCTGCGCCTGAACTGGCGCTTCCCCAGCGAAGACGAAAGCGCCGGCCCGCACAGCCGCGCCTGGGAGCCACGCATCACGGCCAAACAGATGGCCGGACTCGGCTTCCGCATGCCCGCACAGGTGGACGACGACAGCGCCCGCCAGTTCGACCACCAGCAATCGCGCGCCGCCCTGCTGGTGCTGGAACTGGACGGCCCGCTGTACCAGCGCGAACTGCAACTGGCGCGCAAACGCCTGGATGCCGCGCAACAGGCCGCTGCCGCGGCGCCGGGCAACCCGAAGCTGGCCTATGAGCTCAAGGACAGCCAGAACGCCCTCAAGAGCGAGGAGAGGTTCGCCACCCGCTTGCTGCTCAAGGACGTCGGGCTCGACCTGCAGACCCTGCGCCAGCGCTACCCGGACCGCCAGCGCTACCTGATCGTGCATGGGCGGGTGCGGCCGATCTCGCTGTTCCACGAGCACATCTGGACCCTCGGCGGCACCGCCAGCGCCCTGGGCGTGGACAGCATCAACGTGCCGCATCGCTGGCGGCAGGTGCTGGAAGAGGAGAGCTGGCAGGCGGACGAGGAGCGCGAGCGGATGCAGCGCTTCAACGCGCAGATCGCCTTCGGCCAGCGCCTGGAGCCCTGGATCGAACGCATCGAGGTCGCGCCGAGCGGCTCCTGA
- the lapD gene encoding cyclic di-GMP receptor LapD: MSLFKQLLIAICLFLLVAFSGSFMVSLESSREQYVNQLRSHAQDAATALGLSLTPNIDDPAMVELMVSSIFDSGYFESIRVVDLASGKVIVERTGVPDALAAKVPQWFVALIDLHSAGGDAIVSRGWTQAARVEVLSHPMFAIAKLWQSALGSLLWLALCGVASGVLGAVLLRRQLRPLDYMVEQSHAIARREFLSVPELPRTPELRRVVQAMNQMVEKLKALFQEQAERSERLRDEAYLDSLTGLGNRRFFDMQLHARLSAEDQVGSGLLLVLRVRDLAGLNQRLGGQRVDQLLKAVADQLRLAGQGLGAGLTLARSRGGEFVMLAPGLMPEEASALAMRLETMLATLASTGASDVSPVASMGLVPFVSGESAQALLVLADEALALAEREGERCWAFLQSGASPVAEERHAWHQLLEQALAHRRFQLYFQPVVACNEPTRILHYKVLSRLPDGQGGHIAAGRFLPWLDRFGWTARLDLLMLESVLADLARHDRPLALNLSAALLRDEWATGRVFDLLRQHPQFAGRLTLELEEDQLPAQAVLETLTRRLHELGYSLSLQHFGGRFSMIGNLARLGLAYLKVDGSHIRAIDQENDKRLFIEAMQRAAHSIDLPLIAERVETAGEFRVLREMGIQGAQGQLFGGPAPW, from the coding sequence ATGTCCCTGTTCAAACAATTGCTCATCGCCATCTGCCTGTTCCTGCTGGTCGCCTTCAGCGGCAGCTTCATGGTCAGCCTGGAAAGCTCCCGCGAGCAGTACGTCAACCAGCTGCGCTCCCACGCCCAGGACGCCGCGACGGCGCTGGGGCTGTCGCTCACGCCGAACATCGACGATCCGGCGATGGTCGAGCTGATGGTCAGCTCGATCTTCGACAGCGGCTACTTCGAGAGCATCCGCGTGGTCGACCTGGCCAGCGGCAAGGTGATCGTCGAGCGTACCGGCGTGCCGGACGCGCTGGCAGCCAAGGTGCCGCAATGGTTCGTTGCGCTGATCGACCTGCATTCGGCCGGCGGTGACGCCATCGTCAGCCGCGGCTGGACCCAGGCTGCGCGGGTCGAGGTGCTCAGCCACCCGATGTTCGCCATCGCCAAGCTCTGGCAAAGCGCGCTGGGCAGCCTGCTGTGGCTGGCCCTGTGTGGGGTGGCCAGCGGCGTGCTCGGGGCGGTCCTGCTGCGTCGCCAACTGAGGCCGCTGGATTACATGGTGGAGCAGTCCCACGCCATTGCCCGCCGCGAATTCCTCAGCGTGCCCGAGCTGCCGCGCACGCCGGAACTGCGCCGCGTGGTGCAGGCGATGAACCAGATGGTTGAGAAGCTCAAGGCGCTGTTCCAGGAGCAGGCCGAACGCAGCGAGCGGCTGCGCGACGAGGCCTATCTGGACAGCCTGACCGGCCTGGGCAACCGGCGCTTCTTCGATATGCAGTTGCACGCCCGGTTGAGCGCCGAGGACCAGGTCGGCAGCGGGCTGTTGCTGGTCCTGCGGGTGCGTGACCTGGCCGGCCTGAACCAGCGCCTGGGCGGCCAGCGTGTCGACCAGTTGCTCAAGGCGGTCGCCGATCAACTGCGCCTGGCCGGGCAGGGCCTTGGCGCTGGCCTGACCCTGGCGCGCAGCCGGGGCGGCGAGTTCGTGATGCTGGCGCCGGGGCTGATGCCCGAGGAGGCGTCGGCCCTGGCGATGCGCCTGGAGACCATGCTGGCGACCCTGGCCAGCACCGGGGCAAGCGATGTGAGCCCGGTGGCGAGCATGGGGCTGGTGCCTTTCGTTTCCGGTGAGTCGGCGCAGGCACTGCTGGTGCTGGCCGATGAGGCGCTGGCCCTGGCCGAGCGTGAGGGGGAGCGCTGCTGGGCGTTCCTGCAGAGTGGGGCCAGCCCGGTCGCCGAAGAGCGCCATGCCTGGCACCAGTTGCTGGAGCAGGCCCTGGCACACAGGCGCTTCCAGTTGTATTTCCAGCCAGTGGTGGCGTGCAACGAGCCCACCCGGATACTGCACTACAAGGTGCTCTCGCGCCTGCCGGACGGGCAGGGCGGCCACATCGCCGCCGGACGCTTCCTGCCCTGGTTGGATCGCTTCGGCTGGACCGCGCGGCTCGACCTGCTGATGCTGGAAAGCGTACTCGCCGACCTGGCCCGCCACGACCGGCCACTGGCGCTGAACCTGTCGGCGGCGCTGCTGCGCGATGAGTGGGCCACCGGGCGGGTGTTTGACCTGTTGCGTCAGCATCCGCAGTTCGCCGGACGCCTGACCCTGGAGCTGGAGGAAGACCAGTTGCCGGCCCAGGCAGTGCTGGAAACCCTGACCCGCCGCCTGCATGAGCTGGGTTACAGCCTGAGCCTGCAGCATTTCGGTGGACGCTTCAGCATGATCGGCAACCTGGCTCGCCTGGGCCTGGCCTACCTGAAGGTGGACGGCAGCCACATCCGCGCCATCGACCAGGAGAACGACAAGCGCCTGTTCATCGAAGCCATGCAGCGCGCCGCACACAGCATCGACCTGCCGCTGATCGCCGAGCGGGTGGAGACGGCTGGGGAATTCCGCGTACTGCGCGAGATGGGGATTCAGGGGGCGCAGGGACAATTGTTTGGCGGGCCTGCGCCGTGGTGA
- a CDS encoding DUF2157 domain-containing protein, whose protein sequence is MPELSHQQAQRRVDDILAFDRELRRLEDERALILDATQRERLHDHQQRLLADYRARFDIDRDSQDHRLSLGMRVASFLGALALAASLFFLFYQFWGLFAETAQVVILIAAALGSLLLTLALQRRDASGYFARLAAMLAFACLVLNVVMIGQIFNITPSDKALLPWAAYALLLAYTCNARLLLAAALICVMGYVAARVGTWSGVYWLDVGERPENFFPAALLIFLVPSLIGQGRFDGFAAIYRVFGLLGLFLPMLVLANWGGGSYLPLGFSTVENLYQVLGFVASALVIWLGARREWPEVVNTGLTFFVVFLYTKFFDWWWAVMPKYLFFLVLGLCAVLILLVLRRLRNVHGLLGGNQP, encoded by the coding sequence ATGCCCGAACTCAGCCACCAGCAGGCGCAGCGCCGCGTCGATGACATCCTGGCCTTCGACCGGGAACTGCGGCGCCTGGAGGATGAGCGCGCGCTCATCCTCGACGCCACGCAACGCGAACGCCTGCACGATCACCAGCAACGCCTGCTCGCCGACTACCGCGCGCGCTTCGACATCGACCGCGACAGCCAGGACCACCGGCTGTCCCTGGGCATGCGTGTGGCTTCCTTCCTCGGCGCGCTGGCTCTGGCGGCCAGCCTGTTCTTCCTGTTCTACCAGTTCTGGGGGCTGTTCGCGGAAACCGCCCAGGTGGTCATCCTCATCGCCGCCGCCCTGGGCAGCCTGCTGCTGACCCTCGCCTTGCAGCGCCGCGACGCCTCCGGCTACTTCGCCAGGCTCGCCGCCATGCTGGCCTTCGCCTGCCTGGTGCTGAACGTGGTGATGATCGGGCAGATCTTCAACATCACCCCCTCGGACAAGGCCCTGCTGCCCTGGGCCGCCTACGCCCTGCTGCTGGCCTACACCTGCAACGCCCGCCTGTTGCTGGCCGCCGCGCTGATCTGCGTGATGGGCTATGTCGCCGCACGGGTCGGCACCTGGAGCGGCGTTTACTGGCTGGACGTGGGCGAGCGCCCGGAAAACTTCTTCCCCGCCGCCCTGCTGATCTTCCTCGTGCCCTCGCTGATCGGCCAGGGGCGCTTCGATGGCTTCGCCGCGATCTACCGGGTGTTCGGCCTGCTCGGGCTGTTCCTGCCGATGCTGGTGCTGGCCAACTGGGGGGGCGGCAGCTACCTGCCGCTGGGCTTCAGCACAGTGGAAAACCTCTACCAGGTGCTCGGCTTCGTCGCCTCGGCGCTGGTCATCTGGCTCGGCGCGCGTCGCGAATGGCCGGAGGTGGTGAACACCGGGCTGACCTTCTTCGTGGTGTTCCTCTACACCAAGTTCTTCGACTGGTGGTGGGCGGTGATGCCCAAGTACCTGTTCTTCCTCGTGCTCGGCCTGTGTGCGGTGCTGATCCTGCTCGTGCTGCGCCGCCTGCGTAATGTCCACGGGCTGCTGGGAGGGAATCAGCCATGA
- the lapG gene encoding cysteine protease LapG, with the protein MFLALAVSLAVLAGAQPDAWDFRLIAQRAESLYGPLGEGRARIDAWQRLLEESGGLPEGEQLQAVNRFFNAQLRFTDDISLWGDVDYWATPVEALLKGAGDCEDFAIAKYISLRHLGVPAQKLRITYVKALRLNQAHMVLTYYPRPDAVPLVLDNLIGSLLPASQRTDLQPVYAFNGEGLWLANASGGKQVGDSKRLSRWQDLLKKMKAEGFPLNE; encoded by the coding sequence CTGTTCCTGGCGCTGGCGGTGTCGCTCGCCGTGCTGGCTGGCGCGCAACCGGATGCCTGGGACTTCCGCCTGATCGCGCAACGCGCCGAATCGCTCTACGGCCCGCTGGGTGAGGGACGGGCGCGCATCGACGCCTGGCAGCGCCTGCTCGAGGAGTCCGGCGGCCTGCCCGAGGGCGAGCAGCTGCAGGCGGTCAACCGCTTCTTCAACGCGCAACTGCGCTTCACCGACGACATCAGCCTGTGGGGCGACGTGGACTACTGGGCGACGCCGGTGGAGGCGCTGCTCAAGGGCGCTGGCGATTGCGAGGACTTCGCCATCGCCAAGTACATCAGCCTGCGTCATCTCGGCGTGCCGGCCCAGAAGCTGCGTATCACCTACGTCAAGGCGCTGCGCCTGAACCAGGCGCACATGGTTCTGACGTACTACCCCCGCCCCGATGCGGTACCGCTGGTGCTGGACAACCTGATCGGCAGCCTGCTGCCGGCCAGCCAGCGCACCGACCTGCAACCGGTGTACGCCTTCAACGGCGAAGGGCTGTGGCTGGCCAACGCCAGTGGCGGCAAGCAGGTCGGCGACAGCAAGCGGCTGTCTCGCTGGCAGGACCTGCTGAAGAAAATGAAAGCCGAAGGCTTTCCCCTGAACGAATGA
- a CDS encoding tryptophan synthase subunit beta: MLYIQRNAEGKLARVEDAEFEGMTGTLPADHPDILAWQAAESSLLHLKQSDLDMIRVLDDLISVLIAKGVIRITDLPPAARSKLLNRTQAREALGGLTRLINDDEETGLI; this comes from the coding sequence ATGCTGTACATCCAGCGCAACGCCGAAGGAAAACTGGCGCGCGTCGAAGACGCCGAGTTCGAAGGGATGACCGGAACGCTGCCGGCCGACCATCCGGACATCCTGGCCTGGCAGGCCGCCGAGAGCAGCCTGCTGCACCTCAAGCAGAGCGACCTGGACATGATTCGGGTGCTGGACGACCTGATCTCGGTGCTGATCGCCAAGGGCGTCATCCGTATCACCGACCTGCCGCCGGCGGCGCGCTCCAAGCTGCTCAACCGGACCCAGGCCCGTGAGGCCCTGGGCGGGCTGACCCGGTTGATCAATGACGATGAGGAAACGGGGCTGATCTGA
- a CDS encoding alkyl sulfatase dimerization domain-containing protein, giving the protein MSRLSAAVLLASFCPGLLAAAEQPKPPTEFTIAAQQKVRESLPFSDRADFDRVEKGLIKRPENLVIKNEDGSTAWQLGSYDFLNAGKDIDSINPSLQRQALLNLKYGLYKVADGIYQVRGFDLANITFVEGKSGWIVIDTLTTPATAKAAYALVSQELGQKPIRAVIYTHAHVDHFGGVKGLVTPEQVDKGEVQIIAPKGFMEAAIKENVLAGNAMIRRATFQYGTLLPKGAQGQVDMAIGKGVARGPLSILAPTKVIEGDLQELEIDGVPVTFQNTPGTESPAEMNVWLPQQKALLMSENVTGTLHNLYTLRGAETRDALGWSKYINEALHRYGDKAEVLLASHNWPRWGHDDIVRTLEKQRDLYGFLNDQTLYLANQGVTINQIHERFRVPPELANEWYNRGYHGSVSHNVRAVVNKYLGYYDGNPATLNPMAPEDSAKKYVEFMGGADHLLQLAKQSYDKGEYRWVVEVVNKLVFADPSNQAARDLQADALEQLGYQSENAGWRNSYLVAAQELRNGVPRDQPSLRVTSSDALAAMDTGLLFDYLGVRLNAQKAEGEDLSINLVLPDVKEQYLLELKNSHLNNIKGVQNENAGQTVTIDRADLNRLLLKEVSPVRLVFEGKLKSSGNPLLLAKLFGMLDDFDFWFDIVTPPQKS; this is encoded by the coding sequence ATGTCCCGCCTTTCCGCCGCCGTTCTGCTGGCCAGTTTCTGCCCCGGCCTGCTCGCCGCCGCCGAGCAGCCCAAGCCGCCCACCGAGTTCACCATCGCCGCCCAGCAGAAGGTGCGCGAGTCGCTGCCGTTCTCCGACCGCGCCGACTTCGACCGGGTGGAGAAGGGGCTGATCAAGCGCCCGGAGAACCTGGTGATCAAGAACGAGGACGGCAGCACCGCCTGGCAACTGGGCAGCTACGACTTCCTCAATGCCGGCAAGGACATCGACAGCATCAACCCGAGCCTGCAACGCCAGGCCCTGCTGAACCTGAAATACGGCCTGTACAAGGTCGCCGACGGCATCTACCAGGTGCGTGGCTTCGACCTCGCCAACATCACCTTCGTCGAGGGCAAGAGCGGCTGGATCGTCATCGACACCCTGACCACCCCGGCTACCGCCAAGGCGGCTTATGCGCTGGTCAGCCAGGAGCTGGGACAGAAGCCGATCCGCGCGGTCATCTATACCCACGCCCACGTCGATCATTTCGGCGGGGTGAAGGGGCTGGTGACTCCGGAGCAGGTCGACAAGGGCGAGGTGCAGATCATCGCGCCCAAGGGCTTCATGGAGGCGGCGATCAAGGAGAACGTGCTGGCCGGCAACGCCATGATCCGCCGTGCCACCTTCCAGTACGGCACCCTGCTGCCCAAGGGTGCGCAGGGCCAGGTCGACATGGCCATCGGCAAGGGCGTGGCGCGCGGGCCGTTGAGCATCCTGGCGCCGACCAAGGTGATCGAGGGCGACTTGCAGGAGCTGGAGATCGACGGCGTGCCGGTCACCTTCCAGAACACCCCGGGCACCGAGTCGCCCGCCGAAATGAACGTCTGGCTGCCGCAGCAGAAGGCGTTGCTGATGTCCGAGAACGTCACCGGCACGCTGCATAACCTCTACACCCTGCGCGGCGCCGAGACCCGCGACGCGCTGGGCTGGAGCAAGTACATCAACGAGGCGCTGCACCGCTACGGCGACAAGGCCGAGGTACTGCTCGCCTCGCACAACTGGCCGCGCTGGGGACACGACGACATCGTCCGTACCCTGGAAAAACAACGTGACCTGTATGGCTTCCTGAACGACCAGACCCTGTACCTGGCCAACCAGGGCGTGACCATCAACCAGATCCACGAGCGCTTCCGGGTGCCGCCGGAGCTGGCCAACGAGTGGTACAACCGGGGCTACCACGGCAGCGTCAGCCACAACGTGCGGGCGGTGGTGAACAAGTACCTGGGCTACTACGACGGCAACCCGGCGACCCTCAACCCGATGGCGCCGGAGGACTCGGCGAAGAAGTACGTGGAGTTCATGGGCGGCGCCGATCACCTGCTGCAACTGGCGAAGCAGTCCTACGACAAGGGCGAGTACCGCTGGGTGGTCGAGGTGGTCAACAAGCTGGTCTTCGCCGATCCGTCCAACCAGGCCGCCCGCGACCTGCAGGCCGACGCCCTGGAACAGCTCGGCTACCAGTCGGAGAACGCCGGCTGGCGCAACAGCTACCTGGTGGCTGCGCAGGAGCTGCGCAACGGCGTACCGCGTGACCAGCCGTCGCTGCGGGTCACCAGTTCCGACGCCCTGGCGGCGATGGATACCGGCCTGTTGTTCGATTACCTCGGCGTGCGCCTGAACGCGCAGAAGGCCGAGGGTGAGGACCTGAGCATCAACCTGGTGCTGCCGGACGTGAAGGAACAGTACCTGCTGGAGCTGAAGAACTCGCACCTGAACAACATCAAGGGCGTGCAGAACGAGAATGCCGGGCAGACCGTCACCATCGATCGCGCCGACCTCAACCGCCTGCTGCTCAAGGAAGTCTCGCCGGTGCGCCTGGTGTTCGAGGGCAAGCTCAAGAGCTCGGGCAATCCGCTGCTGCTGGCCAAGCTGTTCGGCATGCTCGACGACTTCGACTTCTGGTTCGACATCGTCACCCCGCCGCAGAAGAGCTGA
- a CDS encoding LysR family transcriptional regulator translates to MSDLRQLRHFVALAEHGHFARAADAVSLSQPALSRSIQALEGQLNCQLVDRNPRGVTLTAHGRLVLEHARRLLAGDRALRNAVLQLADLETGELRLGAGPFPAARLMPQVLARYSSAHPKVSVLLSIENWSKLHQRLLDDEIELFIADYRELEGDSRLDILPLRVHHSVLFCRPGHPLIDTKPSVERLLDYPLAGPRLPRDAQERLARNLGREQPLSVQCDDVLMLKELVKGSDVLCLATWDVVAEDVQAGRLAVLPWPNRDDASARGSAYALVRHASRSLSPAASQFVALLLEEDAAFRDAS, encoded by the coding sequence ATGAGCGATCTCCGCCAGCTACGCCATTTCGTCGCCCTCGCCGAACACGGCCACTTCGCCCGCGCCGCCGACGCGGTGAGCCTGAGCCAACCCGCCCTGTCGCGGAGCATCCAGGCATTGGAAGGCCAGTTGAACTGCCAACTGGTGGATCGCAATCCGCGCGGCGTGACCCTCACCGCCCACGGCCGGCTGGTGCTGGAGCACGCCCGTCGCCTGCTGGCCGGCGACCGCGCGCTGAGGAATGCCGTGCTGCAACTGGCCGACCTGGAGACCGGCGAACTGCGCCTGGGCGCCGGCCCCTTCCCCGCCGCACGGCTGATGCCGCAGGTGCTCGCGCGTTACAGCAGCGCACACCCGAAGGTGTCGGTGCTGCTCTCCATCGAGAACTGGAGCAAGTTGCACCAACGCCTGCTGGACGACGAAATCGAACTCTTCATCGCCGACTACCGCGAGCTGGAAGGCGACAGCCGCCTCGACATCCTGCCGCTGCGGGTACACCACAGCGTGCTGTTCTGCCGCCCAGGGCATCCCTTGATCGACACGAAGCCGTCCGTGGAGCGCCTGCTCGACTACCCTCTGGCCGGCCCGCGCCTGCCGCGCGACGCCCAGGAGCGCCTGGCCCGGAACCTCGGGCGCGAGCAGCCGCTGAGCGTGCAATGCGATGACGTGCTGATGCTCAAGGAATTGGTGAAAGGCAGCGACGTACTCTGCCTCGCCACCTGGGACGTGGTGGCCGAAGACGTTCAGGCCGGGCGCCTGGCTGTGCTGCCCTGGCCCAACCGCGACGACGCTTCAGCGCGCGGCTCTGCCTACGCCCTGGTGCGTCACGCCAGCCGCAGCCTGTCGCCTGCGGCCAGCCAGTTCGTCGCGTTGTTGCTGGAGGAGGACGCGGCGTTTCGCGACGCGTCCTGA
- a CDS encoding DUF1145 domain-containing protein encodes MSELLSFAKGALAMFWLAAVLNLVYPFGELHRPLLWVSGVMLLVHVGEVLLLARRRSLGEQLQVLLFGVLHLQSRRQRRLETVNG; translated from the coding sequence ATGTCCGAATTGCTGAGCTTCGCCAAGGGTGCGCTGGCCATGTTCTGGCTCGCCGCCGTCCTCAACCTGGTCTACCCGTTCGGCGAGTTGCATCGCCCGCTGCTCTGGGTGTCCGGCGTGATGCTGCTGGTGCATGTCGGGGAGGTGCTGCTGCTGGCGCGGCGCCGTTCGCTGGGGGAACAGCTGCAGGTCCTGCTGTTTGGCGTGCTGCACCTGCAGAGTCGCCGTCAGCGCCGTCTGGAAACTGTAAACGGCTGA